Proteins encoded in a region of the Orcinus orca chromosome 8, mOrcOrc1.1, whole genome shotgun sequence genome:
- the TMEM134 gene encoding transmembrane protein 134 isoform X4 has product MSAARPQFSIDDAFELSLEDAGPGPESSGVARFGPLHFERRARFEVADEDKQSRLRYQNLENDEDGTQTSPEPDGGAGTRSGPGILAEHPSAAPSGPLAPSAVALSAPTMPAAVLILTGVGLEVAPSPGVSSAIFFVPGFLLLVPGVYHVTFIYCAVKGHRGFQFFYLPYFEK; this is encoded by the exons ATGAGTGCCGCCCGGCCCCAGTTCAGCATCGATGACGCCTTCGAGCTGTCCCTGGAGGACGCGGGCCCTGGGCCTGAGTCCAGCGGGGTCGCCCGCTTCGGGCCGCTGCACTTCGAGCGCCGGGCCCGGTTCGAGGTGGCCGACGAGGACAAGCAGTCCCGGCTGCGCTACCAG AACCTGGAGAACGATGAGGATGGAACCCAGACCTCTCCGGAGCCGGATGGGGGAGCCGGCACCAGGTCAGGGCCAG GGATTCTGGCCGAACATCCATCCGCAGCTCCCAGTGGTCCTTTAGCACCATCAGCAGTAGCACTCAGCGCTCCTACAATGCCTGCTGCAG TGTTGATCCTGACCGGCGTGGGACTGGAGGTGGCCCCCTCGCCAG GTGTCTCCAGCGCCATCTTCTTCGTGCCCGGCTTCCTGTTGCTGGTCCCGGGAG TCTACCACGTGACCTTCATCTACTGCGCGGTCAAGGGCCACCGGGGCTTCCAGTTCTTCTACCTGCCCTACTTCGAGAAGTGA
- the GPR152 gene encoding probable G-protein coupled receptor 152, translating to MDTAMEVNLGAAGHGPRTELDDEDYPQGGWDTVFLVALLLLGLPANGLMAWLAGSQARQGAGTRLALLLLSLALSDFLFLAAAAFQILEIQHGGHWPLGTAACRFYYFLWGVSYSSGLFLLTALSLDRCLLVLCPRWYPGHRPARLPLWVCAGVWVLATLFSVPWLVFPEAAVWWYDLVICLDFWDSEELPLRMLEILGGFLPFLLLLVCHVLTQAATCRTCRRQPGSTACRGFARVAKTILSAYVVLRLPYQLAQLLYLAFLWDIYPGYLLWEALVYSDYLILLDSCLSPFLCLLASADLRALLHTVLSSFAAALCEERPGSFTPAEPQTQAASGDQTLPGPVAEAQPQVNPTAQPLLESAAQPQSDALVQPQLNPRAQPQENHEAQPQLDAGAQPQASPEAQAPGAPASSAPSPCDEASSAPSTDSTPEAPVNPAEPAASEGESPSSAPQEEAPGAGPT from the coding sequence ATGGACACTGCTATGGAAGTCAACCTGGGTGCCGCTGGCCACGGGCCCCGCACAGAGCTCGACGATGAGGACTACCCCCAGGGTGGCTGGGACACGGTCTTCCTGGTGGCcctgctgctcctggggctgccagCCAATGGGCTCATGGCATGGCTGGCCGGCTCGCAGGCCCGGCAGGGAGCGGGTACGCGGCTCGCCCTGCTTCTGCTCAGCCTGGCCCTCTCTGACTTTTTGTTCCTGGCGGCAGCAGCCTTCCAGATCCTGGAGATCCAGCATGGAGGGCACTGGCCACTGGGGACGGCCGCCTGCCGCTTCTACTACTTCCTGTGGGGTGTGTCCTACTCCTCCGGCCTCTTCCTGCTGACAGCCCTCAGCCTGGACCGCTGCCTGCTTGTGCTGTGCCCTCGCTGGTACCCTGGGCACCGCCCAGCCCGCCTGCCCCTCTGGGTCTGTGCCGGGGTCTGGGTGCTGGCCACCCTTTTCAGTGTGCCCTGGCTGGTCTTCCCCGAGGCCGCCGTCTGGTGGTACGACCTGGTCATCTGCCTGGATTTCTGGGACAGCGAGGAGCTGCCGCTGCGGATGCTCGAGATCCTGGGGGGCTTCCTGCCTTTCCTCCTGCTGCTCGTCTGCCACGTGCTCACCCAGGCTGCCACCTGCAGAACCTGCCGCCGCCAGCCCGGCTCCACGGCCTGCCGAGGCTTTGCCCGCGTGGCCAAAACCATTTTGTCAGCCTATGTGGTCCTGAGGCTGCCCTACCAGCTGGCGCAGCTGCTGTACCTGGCCTTCCTGTGGGACATCTACCCCGGCTACCTGCTCTGGGAGGCCCTGGTCTACTCTGACTACCTGATCCTGCTCGACAGCTGCCTCAGtcccttcctctgcctcctggCCAGTGCCGACCTCCGGGCCCTGCTGCACACCGTGCTCTCCTCCTTTGCCGCAGCTCTCTGTGAGGAGCGGCCGGGCAGCTTCACTCCGGCTGAGCCACAGACCCAAGCGGCCTCTGGGGATCAGACTCTACCAGGGCCAGTGGCTGAGGCCCAGCCACAGGTGAACCCCACAGCCCAGCCACTGTTGGAGTCCGCGGCCCAGCCACAGTCAGACGCTCTGGTCCAGCCTCAGCTgaaccccagggcccagccccagGAGAACCACGAGGCCCAGCCCCAGCTGGATGCTGGGGCCCAGCCACAGGCAAGCCCTGAGGCCCAGGCCCCTGGAGCCCCGGCcagctcagcccccagcccctgtgaCGAagcctcctctgccccctccacggATTCCACCCCAGAGGCCCCTGTGAACCCGGCCGAACCTGCTGCCTCTGAGGGAGAAAGCCCCAGCAGCGCCCCCCAGGAGGAGGCCCCGGGTGCAGGCCCCACGTGA
- the TMEM134 gene encoding transmembrane protein 134 isoform X3, producing MSAARPQFSIDDAFELSLEDAGPGPESSGVARFGPLHFERRARFEVADEDKQSRLRYQNLENDEDGTQTSPEPDGGAGTRDSGRTSIRSSQWSFSTISSSTQRSYNACCSVDPDRRGTGGGPLARCLQRHLLRARLPVAGPGSLPRDLHLLRGQGPPGLPVLLPALLREVSRRRRTAGSIVGAERPRAASSRP from the exons ATGAGTGCCGCCCGGCCCCAGTTCAGCATCGATGACGCCTTCGAGCTGTCCCTGGAGGACGCGGGCCCTGGGCCTGAGTCCAGCGGGGTCGCCCGCTTCGGGCCGCTGCACTTCGAGCGCCGGGCCCGGTTCGAGGTGGCCGACGAGGACAAGCAGTCCCGGCTGCGCTACCAG AACCTGGAGAACGATGAGGATGGAACCCAGACCTCTCCGGAGCCGGATGGGGGAGCCGGCACCAG GGATTCTGGCCGAACATCCATCCGCAGCTCCCAGTGGTCCTTTAGCACCATCAGCAGTAGCACTCAGCGCTCCTACAATGCCTGCTGCAG TGTTGATCCTGACCGGCGTGGGACTGGAGGTGGCCCCCTCGCCAG GTGTCTCCAGCGCCATCTTCTTCGTGCCCGGCTTCCTGTTGCTGGTCCCGGGAG TCTACCACGTGACCTTCATCTACTGCGCGGTCAAGGGCCACCGGGGCTTCCAGTTCTTCTACCTGCCCTACTTCGAGAAGTGAGCAGGCGGCGGCGGACGGCGGGATCCATCGTCGGCGCCGAGAGGCCCCGCGCGGCCTCCTCGCGTCCCTAG
- the TMEM134 gene encoding transmembrane protein 134 isoform X6, producing MTPSSCPWRTRALGLSPAGSPASGRCTSSAGPGSRWPTRTSSPGCATRDSGRTSIRSSQWSFSTISSSTQRSYNACCSVDPDRRGTGGGPLARCLQRHLLRARLPVAGPGSLPRDLHLLRGQGPPGLPVLLPALLREVSRRRRTAGSIVGAERPRAASSRP from the exons ATGACGCCTTCGAGCTGTCCCTGGAGGACGCGGGCCCTGGGCCTGAGTCCAGCGGGGTCGCCCGCTTCGGGCCGCTGCACTTCGAGCGCCGGGCCCGGTTCGAGGTGGCCGACGAGGACAAGCAGTCCCGGCTGCGCTACCAG GGATTCTGGCCGAACATCCATCCGCAGCTCCCAGTGGTCCTTTAGCACCATCAGCAGTAGCACTCAGCGCTCCTACAATGCCTGCTGCAG TGTTGATCCTGACCGGCGTGGGACTGGAGGTGGCCCCCTCGCCAG GTGTCTCCAGCGCCATCTTCTTCGTGCCCGGCTTCCTGTTGCTGGTCCCGGGAG TCTACCACGTGACCTTCATCTACTGCGCGGTCAAGGGCCACCGGGGCTTCCAGTTCTTCTACCTGCCCTACTTCGAGAAGTGAGCAGGCGGCGGCGGACGGCGGGATCCATCGTCGGCGCCGAGAGGCCCCGCGCGGCCTCCTCGCGTCCCTAG
- the AIP gene encoding AH receptor-interacting protein isoform X1 — MELRPRSTTGLCAVTMRAPCWTTAGCAASPWSSSSARSSSCPCGRPLCAPCGRARSLSSAATSSVLSQMVMGAGGWASWAGDQPAHWCPLTLRQHVVLYPLVAKSLRNIAAGKDPLEGQRHCCGIAQMHEHNSLGHADLDALQQNPQPLIFDIEMLKVENPGTYQQDPWAMTDEEKAKAVPVIHQEGNRLYREGRVKEAAAKYYDAIACLKNLQMKEQPGSPDWIQLDLQITPLLLNYCQCKLAAQEYYEVLDHCSSILNKYDDNVKAYFKRGKAHAAVWNAQEAQADFAKVLELDPALAPIVSRELRALEARIRQKDEEDRARFRGIFSH, encoded by the exons ATGGAACTAAG GCCACGTTCCACTACCGGACTCTGCGCAGTGACGATGAGGGCACCGTGCTGGACGACAGCCGGGTGTGCGGCAAGCCCATGGAGCTCATCATCGGCAAGAAGTTCAAGCTGCCCGTGTGGGAGACCATTGTGTGCACCATGCGGGAGGGCGAGATCTCTCAGTTCTGCTGCGACGTCAAG tgtCCTTTCTCAGAtggtgatgggggcagggggctgggcctcttgggctggtgaccAGCCAGCCCATTGGTGCCCACTCACCCTCCGGCAGCATGTGGTCCTGTATCCGCTGGTGGCCAAGAGTCTACGCAACATTGCAGCTGGCAAAGACCCCCTGGAGGGCCAGCGGCACTGCTGCGGCATCGCCCAGATGCACGAGCACAATTCCCTGGGCCACGCTGATCTGGACGCCCTGCAGCAGAACCCCCAGCCTCTCATCTTCGACATCGAGATGCTTAAG GTGGAGAACCCTGGCACGTACCAGCAGGACCCGTGGGCGATGACGGATGAGGAGAAGGCAAAGGCAGTGCCGGTCATACACCAGGAGGGCAACCGGTTGTACCGCGAGGGCCGTGTGAAGGAGGCTGCCGCCAAGTACTACGACGCCATCGCCTGCCTCAAGAACCTTCAGATGAAG GAACAGCCTGGGTCCCCTGACTGGATCCAGCTGGATCTGCAGATCACACCACTGCTGCTCAACTACTGTCAGTGCAAGCTGGCGGCCCAGGAGTATTACGAGGTGCTGGACCACTGCTCCTCCATCCTCAACAAGTATGATG ACAACGTCAAGGCCTACTTCAAGCGGGGCAAGGCGCACGCGGCAGTGTGGAATGCCCAGGAGGCCCAGGCTGACTTTGCCAAGGTGTTGGAGCTGGACCCCGCCCTGGCGCCCATCGTGAGCCGTGAGCTGCGGGCCCTCGAGGCAAGAATCCGGCAGAAGGACGAGGAAGACAGGGCCCGCTTCCGGGGCATCTTCTCCCACTGA
- the CABP4 gene encoding calcium-binding protein 4 has product MATEQVRAQHGPDPPPGPQQPPVGVMASSSGAEGLPLTRRKSSKRTKGLRGSRKGTGSSGEQTLTQGPKALGGSEDASRTGDGQEGPASRRQSHRHRPAPRHDPAQRTYGPLLNRIFGKDRELGPEELDELQAAFEEFDMDRDGYIGYRDLGECMRTLGYMPTEMELIEVSQHVKMRMGGRVDFEEFVEMMGPKLREETAHMLGVRELRIAFREFDRDRDGRITVAELRQAAPALLGEPLVGPELDEMLREVDLNGDGTVDFDEFVMMLSTR; this is encoded by the exons ATGGCCACAGAGCAGGTGAGGGCGCAGCATGGCCCAGACCCACCCCCCGGACCCCAGCAGCCCCCTGTGGGGGTCATGGCTTCCAGTAGTGGTGCTGAGGGGCTCCCCTTGACCAGGAGGAAAAGCAGCAAGAGGACGAAGGGGCTCCGAGGGTCGCGGAAGGGCACTGGCAGCTCTGGGGAGCAGACCCTCACGCAGGGCCCCAAGGCCCTGGGGGGCAGCGAGGACGCCTCCAGGACTGGAGACGGGCAGGAGGGGCCAGCCTCTCGTCGCCAGTCCCACCGGCATCGTCCTGCCCCCCGGCACGATCCTGCTCAGAGGACATACGGGCCCCTGCTCAACCGCATCTTTGGGAAG GACCGCGAGCTGGGCCCCGAGGAGCTGGATG AGCTTCAGGCTGCCTTCGAGGAGTTTGACATGGACCGCGATGGTTACATCGGCTACCGGGACCTGGGCGAATGCATGCGGACACTGGGCTACATGCCCACGGAGATGGAGCTCATCGAGGTCTCCCAGCATGTCAAGATGCGAA TGGGTGGCCGCGTGGACTTCGAGGAGTTTGTGGAGATGATGGGCCCGAAGCTGAGGGAGGAGACGGCGCACATGCTGGGGGTGCGGGAGCTGCGCATCGCCTTCCGCGAG TTTGACAGGGACAGGGATGGGCGAATCACGGTGGCAGAGCTGCGACAGGCAGCACCGGCTCTGCTTGGGGAGCCACTGGTGGGTCCTGAGCTGGACGAGATGCTTCGAGAAGTGGACCTCAATGGGGACGGCACCGTAGACTTTGATG AGTTTGTGATGATGCTTTCTACCCGCTGA
- the TMEM134 gene encoding transmembrane protein 134 isoform X1 gives MSAARPQFSIDDAFELSLEDAGPGPESSGVARFGPLHFERRARFEVADEDKQSRLRYQPLLESLEPRPGSSSLTPSWRSQPGVPTDPGTWRTMRMEPRPLRSRMGEPAPGILAEHPSAAPSGPLAPSAVALSAPTMPAAVLILTGVGLEVAPSPGVSSAIFFVPGFLLLVPGVYHVTFIYCAVKGHRGFQFFYLPYFEK, from the exons ATGAGTGCCGCCCGGCCCCAGTTCAGCATCGATGACGCCTTCGAGCTGTCCCTGGAGGACGCGGGCCCTGGGCCTGAGTCCAGCGGGGTCGCCCGCTTCGGGCCGCTGCACTTCGAGCGCCGGGCCCGGTTCGAGGTGGCCGACGAGGACAAGCAGTCCCGGCTGCGCTACCAG CCACTACTGGAGAGCCTAGAGCCCAGACCTGGCAGCTCGTCCCTCACCCCCAGCTGGAGATCCCAACCTGGAGTCCCCACCGATCCTGG AACCTGGAGAACGATGAGGATGGAACCCAGACCTCTCCGGAGCCGGATGGGGGAGCCGGCACCAG GGATTCTGGCCGAACATCCATCCGCAGCTCCCAGTGGTCCTTTAGCACCATCAGCAGTAGCACTCAGCGCTCCTACAATGCCTGCTGCAG TGTTGATCCTGACCGGCGTGGGACTGGAGGTGGCCCCCTCGCCAG GTGTCTCCAGCGCCATCTTCTTCGTGCCCGGCTTCCTGTTGCTGGTCCCGGGAG TCTACCACGTGACCTTCATCTACTGCGCGGTCAAGGGCCACCGGGGCTTCCAGTTCTTCTACCTGCCCTACTTCGAGAAGTGA
- the TMEM134 gene encoding transmembrane protein 134 isoform X2: MSAARPQFSIDDAFELSLEDAGPGPESSGVARFGPLHFERRARFEVADEDKQSRLRYQNLENDEDGTQTSPEPDGGAGTRDSGRTSIRSSQWSFSTISSSTQRSYNACCSWTQHPLIQKNHRVVLASFLLLLLGLVLILTGVGLEVAPSPGVSSAIFFVPGFLLLVPGVYHVTFIYCAVKGHRGFQFFYLPYFEK, encoded by the exons ATGAGTGCCGCCCGGCCCCAGTTCAGCATCGATGACGCCTTCGAGCTGTCCCTGGAGGACGCGGGCCCTGGGCCTGAGTCCAGCGGGGTCGCCCGCTTCGGGCCGCTGCACTTCGAGCGCCGGGCCCGGTTCGAGGTGGCCGACGAGGACAAGCAGTCCCGGCTGCGCTACCAG AACCTGGAGAACGATGAGGATGGAACCCAGACCTCTCCGGAGCCGGATGGGGGAGCCGGCACCAG GGATTCTGGCCGAACATCCATCCGCAGCTCCCAGTGGTCCTTTAGCACCATCAGCAGTAGCACTCAGCGCTCCTACAATGCCTGCTGCAG CTGGACTCAACACCCTTTGATCCAGAAGAACCACAGGGTAGTGCTGGCCTCCTTCCTGCTCCTCCTGCTGGGGCTGG TGTTGATCCTGACCGGCGTGGGACTGGAGGTGGCCCCCTCGCCAG GTGTCTCCAGCGCCATCTTCTTCGTGCCCGGCTTCCTGTTGCTGGTCCCGGGAG TCTACCACGTGACCTTCATCTACTGCGCGGTCAAGGGCCACCGGGGCTTCCAGTTCTTCTACCTGCCCTACTTCGAGAAGTGA
- the TMEM134 gene encoding transmembrane protein 134 isoform X5 → MTPSSCPWRTRALGLSPAGSPASGRCTSSAGPGSRWPTRTSSPGCATRDSGRTSIRSSQWSFSTISSSTQRSYNACCSWTQHPLIQKNHRVVLASFLLLLLGLVLILTGVGLEVAPSPGVSSAIFFVPGFLLLVPGVYHVTFIYCAVKGHRGFQFFYLPYFEK, encoded by the exons ATGACGCCTTCGAGCTGTCCCTGGAGGACGCGGGCCCTGGGCCTGAGTCCAGCGGGGTCGCCCGCTTCGGGCCGCTGCACTTCGAGCGCCGGGCCCGGTTCGAGGTGGCCGACGAGGACAAGCAGTCCCGGCTGCGCTACCAG GGATTCTGGCCGAACATCCATCCGCAGCTCCCAGTGGTCCTTTAGCACCATCAGCAGTAGCACTCAGCGCTCCTACAATGCCTGCTGCAG CTGGACTCAACACCCTTTGATCCAGAAGAACCACAGGGTAGTGCTGGCCTCCTTCCTGCTCCTCCTGCTGGGGCTGG TGTTGATCCTGACCGGCGTGGGACTGGAGGTGGCCCCCTCGCCAG GTGTCTCCAGCGCCATCTTCTTCGTGCCCGGCTTCCTGTTGCTGGTCCCGGGAG TCTACCACGTGACCTTCATCTACTGCGCGGTCAAGGGCCACCGGGGCTTCCAGTTCTTCTACCTGCCCTACTTCGAGAAGTGA
- the AIP gene encoding AH receptor-interacting protein isoform X3 produces MADIIARLREDGIQKRVIEEGRGELPDFQDGTKATFHYRTLRSDDEGTVLDDSRVCGKPMELIIGKKFKLPVWETIVCTMREGEISQFCCDVKHVVLYPLVAKSLRNIAAGKDPLEGQRHCCGIAQMHEHNSLGHADLDALQQNPQPLIFDIEMLKVENPGTYQQDPWAMTDEEKAKAVPVIHQEGNRLYREGRVKEAAAKYYDAIACLKNLQMKEQPGSPDWIQLDLQITPLLLNYCQCKLAAQEYYEVLDHCSSILNKQRQGLLQAGQGARGSVECPGGPG; encoded by the exons ATGGCGGATATCATCGCAAGACTCCGGGAGGACGGGATCCAAAAGCGTGTGATAGAGGAGGGCCGAGGAGAGCTCCCTGACTTTCAGGATGGAACTAAG GCCACGTTCCACTACCGGACTCTGCGCAGTGACGATGAGGGCACCGTGCTGGACGACAGCCGGGTGTGCGGCAAGCCCATGGAGCTCATCATCGGCAAGAAGTTCAAGCTGCCCGTGTGGGAGACCATTGTGTGCACCATGCGGGAGGGCGAGATCTCTCAGTTCTGCTGCGACGTCAAG CATGTGGTCCTGTATCCGCTGGTGGCCAAGAGTCTACGCAACATTGCAGCTGGCAAAGACCCCCTGGAGGGCCAGCGGCACTGCTGCGGCATCGCCCAGATGCACGAGCACAATTCCCTGGGCCACGCTGATCTGGACGCCCTGCAGCAGAACCCCCAGCCTCTCATCTTCGACATCGAGATGCTTAAG GTGGAGAACCCTGGCACGTACCAGCAGGACCCGTGGGCGATGACGGATGAGGAGAAGGCAAAGGCAGTGCCGGTCATACACCAGGAGGGCAACCGGTTGTACCGCGAGGGCCGTGTGAAGGAGGCTGCCGCCAAGTACTACGACGCCATCGCCTGCCTCAAGAACCTTCAGATGAAG GAACAGCCTGGGTCCCCTGACTGGATCCAGCTGGATCTGCAGATCACACCACTGCTGCTCAACTACTGTCAGTGCAAGCTGGCGGCCCAGGAGTATTACGAGGTGCTGGACCACTGCTCCTCCATCCTCAACAA ACAACGTCAAGGCCTACTTCAAGCGGGGCAAGGCGCACGCGGCAGTGTGGAATGCCCAGGAGGCCCAGGCTGA
- the AIP gene encoding AH receptor-interacting protein isoform X2 has translation MADIIARLREDGIQKRVIEEGRGELPDFQDGTKATFHYRTLRSDDEGTVLDDSRVCGKPMELIIGKKFKLPVWETIVCTMREGEISQFCCDVKHVVLYPLVAKSLRNIAAGKDPLEGQRHCCGIAQMHEHNSLGHADLDALQQNPQPLIFDIEMLKVENPGTYQQDPWAMTDEEKAKAVPVIHQEGNRLYREGRVKEAAAKYYDAIACLKNLQMKEQPGSPDWIQLDLQITPLLLNYCQCKLAAQEYYEVLDHCSSILNKYDDNVKAYFKRGKAHAAVWNAQEAQADFAKVLELDPALAPIVSRELRALEARIRQKDEEDRARFRGIFSH, from the exons ATGGCGGATATCATCGCAAGACTCCGGGAGGACGGGATCCAAAAGCGTGTGATAGAGGAGGGCCGAGGAGAGCTCCCTGACTTTCAGGATGGAACTAAG GCCACGTTCCACTACCGGACTCTGCGCAGTGACGATGAGGGCACCGTGCTGGACGACAGCCGGGTGTGCGGCAAGCCCATGGAGCTCATCATCGGCAAGAAGTTCAAGCTGCCCGTGTGGGAGACCATTGTGTGCACCATGCGGGAGGGCGAGATCTCTCAGTTCTGCTGCGACGTCAAG CATGTGGTCCTGTATCCGCTGGTGGCCAAGAGTCTACGCAACATTGCAGCTGGCAAAGACCCCCTGGAGGGCCAGCGGCACTGCTGCGGCATCGCCCAGATGCACGAGCACAATTCCCTGGGCCACGCTGATCTGGACGCCCTGCAGCAGAACCCCCAGCCTCTCATCTTCGACATCGAGATGCTTAAG GTGGAGAACCCTGGCACGTACCAGCAGGACCCGTGGGCGATGACGGATGAGGAGAAGGCAAAGGCAGTGCCGGTCATACACCAGGAGGGCAACCGGTTGTACCGCGAGGGCCGTGTGAAGGAGGCTGCCGCCAAGTACTACGACGCCATCGCCTGCCTCAAGAACCTTCAGATGAAG GAACAGCCTGGGTCCCCTGACTGGATCCAGCTGGATCTGCAGATCACACCACTGCTGCTCAACTACTGTCAGTGCAAGCTGGCGGCCCAGGAGTATTACGAGGTGCTGGACCACTGCTCCTCCATCCTCAACAAGTATGATG ACAACGTCAAGGCCTACTTCAAGCGGGGCAAGGCGCACGCGGCAGTGTGGAATGCCCAGGAGGCCCAGGCTGACTTTGCCAAGGTGTTGGAGCTGGACCCCGCCCTGGCGCCCATCGTGAGCCGTGAGCTGCGGGCCCTCGAGGCAAGAATCCGGCAGAAGGACGAGGAAGACAGGGCCCGCTTCCGGGGCATCTTCTCCCACTGA